A single window of Leishmania panamensis strain MHOM/PA/94/PSC-1 chromosome 35 sequence DNA harbors:
- a CDS encoding hypothetical protein (TriTrypDB/GeneDB-style sysID: LpmP.35.5850) — MGFLKVSKGNESPKANVAQEAFDYIFEQIPVPAEGDVERFLEIGHFESLANVTHLNLEDLSLYLLAFAVDESSKRIYKISEKHFVAWMAALVSRLPRNAAPPTKENAYAPLFAAAHGAIVDLNDTIRTSEEKRRRFYQFLYNWCLKGNDASDRVDSAKELWSCFFSATPVSFPPEEARHKFTAYVCFPRINQWLDFITVLNEKATENTSGKVPLEHSGVSFDTWTQLLLFTQFDNYDAYDDEDSWPVTMDDFVVYVRKMDKSKKA, encoded by the coding sequence ATGGGCTTTTTAAAGGTATCGAAGGGCAATGAGTCGCCCAAGGCAAACGTGGCGCAAGAGGCTTTTGATTACATCTTTGAGCAAATCCCCGTGCCTGCCGAGGGGGATGTCGAGCGCTTCCTTGAAATTGGCCACTTTGAGTCGCTAGCCAACGTGACTCACTTAAACCTTGAGGACCTTTCGCTCTATCTTTTGGCCTTTGCCGTAGACGAGTCCTCCAAGCGGATTTACAAAATATCAGAGAAACACTTTGTGGCGTGGATGGCGGCGCTCGTCAGCAGGCTGCCCCGCAACGCCGCCCCGCCCACCAAAGAGAACGCGTACGCCCCCTTATTCGCCGCCGCTCATGGCGCAATCGTTGACCTCAACGATACCATTCGGACcagcgaggagaagcgcaggAGGTTCTACCAGTTTCTGTACAACTGGTGCCTGAAAGGTAACGACGCCTCTGATCGCGTGGATAGCGCAAAGGAGCTGTGGTCGTGCTTCTTTTCGGCAACCCCAGTATCGTTCCcgccggaggaggcgcgtCACAAGTTCACGGCATATGTGTGCTTTCCACGTATTAATCAGTGGCTCGACTTCATCACAGTCCTGAACGAGAAGGCGACAGAGAACACCTCAGGCAAGGTTCCGCTTGAGCATTCCGGGGTTTCCTTTGACACCTGGAcgcaactgctgctgtttaCCCAGTTCGACAACTACGATGCgtacgacgacgaggattCGTGGCCGGTGACCATGGACGACTTTGTGGTGTACGTGCGGAAGATGGACAAGAGCAAGAAAGCGTAG
- a CDS encoding hypothetical protein (TriTrypDB/GeneDB-style sysID: LpmP.35.5880) — protein MYMDILEQEVEALSAEVTRLRLMVHRVTQVMEAPIPGHHHHRHVDPLHVAQPPTATNSGDLADLQVTVDSYKQLLPLIQLLLAQQQQQQQRSGAKDTISEQRRKTSRHPRHKRRNRRPDSSCRTGSCSSPSGSGATSPRSRSQGSAAPSFTLASSHHHHNKPTSPVSHLKTGPARSSSSSSPQKSTVVKEDDQRVRLEPAVAQGSGQTPFADQRRTSAVSIHETSTQEEPPAANEQERALDSSTAMPMAELRSCSGATSLSESTRRRMYVMNASTVAKTQKKSTPATVSTAAASPHRQSATDTSRKLQRPPSEQETESRTALSQAEGMGYQSLSAPLPGDGMLHRFSESPLSSKRGSLHSSAWPHGSVANSIVHSEQGIYNYSALPSLYNSPALSHVLEDTLAGTKAAPVTGTPSWTPPQQDSSLQEKHKQPRLQMSALSYAPENASSSSDTSEESTGADAAERQNVLQTIISTPYRGGVILGVRQPISVQSLNSHSASVSTAVNMRGAGGQLTAAQAPSPDGCASTVSRTNLLPGLRPVSSESRGTTSSSSDDATFRHPRLHNPTEAHHRDSSFHNYSDASSSQDTGTRSSQRTPPDPAASQSHDPCDFASYALQHSVPQSLRQKDIDASPSSSQELLHSISPYQLAQSISLSASSVSRQGSIAAGGYYYGYNLAIGIPSQSSMASSPLADA, from the coding sequence ATGTACATGGATATTCTCGAACAGGAGGTGGAGGCCCTCAGTGCGGAGGTGACGCGGCTACGCCTCATGGTGCACCGTGTGACACAGGTGATGGAGGCGCCTATTCCaggtcaccaccaccaccgccacgttGACCCACTGCACGTGGCACAACCTCCTACAGCCACCAACTCGGGTGACCTGGCAGATTTACAGGTAACCGTAGACTCGTACAAGCAGCTGCTACCGCTGATACAACTGCTTCtggcccagcagcagcagcagcagcagcgcagcggtgctaAAGACACCATCAGCGAGCAAAGGCGAAAGACGTCACGCCACCCCCGTCATAAACGGAGAAATCGCAGACCTGACTCTTCTTGCCGGACTGGGTCATGCAGTTCTCCATCCGGCTCAGGTGCCACGTCGCCACGAAGTCGGTCACAGGGGTCCGCCGCACCCTCATTCACGTTAGCCTCCTCACACCATCACCATAACAAGCCGACAAGCCCTGTGTCGCACCTGAAGACGGGGCCAGCACGctcatcgtcctcctcttccccccagAAGTCTACAGTGGTGAAAGAGGATGACCAGCGGGTGCGTCTTGAGCCTGCAGTGGCTCAGGGGTCCGGCCAAACCCCTTTCGCCGACCAGCGTCGTACGAGCGCCGTCTCCATCCATGAGACGTCAACACAAGAGGAGCCACCAGCGGCAAATGAGCAGGAAAGAGCCCTGGATAGCAGCACTGCGATGCCAATGGCGGAGttgcggagctgctcggGGGCCACATCGCTATCAGAGTCGACACGGCGTCGCATGTATGTCATGAACGCTAGCACAGTTGCTAAAACCCAGAAGAAAAGTACACCTGCGACAGTGTCGACAGCGGCCGCCTCTCCGCACCGCCAGTCGGCTACAGACACCTCACGTAAACTGCAGCGGCCGCCATCAGAACAGGAGACGGAGAGCCGCACTGCTTTGAGCCAAGCGGAGGGGATGGGTTACCAGAGTCTCTCAGCTCCCCTCCCCGGCGATGGGATGCTACACAGATTCTCAGAGTCGCCCCTGTCCAGCAAGCGCGGCTCCCTCCACTCCAGTGCCTGGCCACACGGTAGTGTGGCAAACAGCATTGTTCACAGTGAGCAAGGTATCTACAACTACAGCGCCCTGCCATCACTCTACAACTCGCCTGCTTTGAGCCATGTTCTGGAGGACACCTTAGCAGGAACGAAGGCAGCCCCAGTTACGGGGACCCCATCATGgacaccgccacagcaggaCTCCTCTTTgcaagagaaacacaagcaGCCGCGTCTGCAGATGAGTGCGCTCTCGTATGCGCCGGAAAACGCGTCATCCTCGAGTGACACCTCTGAGGAGAGCACTGGAGCGGATGCGGCAGAGCGGCAGAATGTTCTGCAGACAATCATCTCGACCCCGTACAGAGGGGGCGTGATCCTCGGTGTCCGCCAACCCATTAGCGTGCAGTCACTGAACAGCCACTCCGCTTCTGTCTCGACTGCTGTGAATATGCGTGGTGCTGGAGGCCAACTaactgcagcgcaggcgccCAGTCCTGACGGGTGCGCTAGCACCGTGTCACGCACGAATCTGTTGCCGGGCTTACGTCCCGTCTCCTCCGAGAGCAGAGGGACCACATCCTCCTCATCCGATGATGCTACCTTCCGTCACCCTCGGCTGCATAACCCCACCGAGGCACACCACCGCGATTCGAGCTTCCACAATTACTCTGACGCATCATCGTCGCAGGACACCGGAACTCGTAGCTCGCAGCGAACACCTCCAGACCCCGCCGCGTCGCAGAGTCACGATCCCTGCGACTTCGCTTCctacgcgctgcagcactccGTCCCGCAATCCCTGCGGCAGAAAGACATCGACGCCTCGCCGAGCTCTTCGCAGGAGCTTCTGCACTCAATATCCCCATACCAGCTAGCACAGAGCATTTCTCTCAGCGCCTCGTCGGTGAGTCGCCAAGGTTCCATCGCGGCTGGGGGGTACTACTACGGTTACAACTTGGCAATCGGCATCCCGAGTCAGTCAAGCATGGCGTCTTCCCCCCTTGCTGACGCATAg
- the LEPP12 gene encoding phosphoprotein lepp12 (TriTrypDB/GeneDB-style sysID: LpmP.35.5860), with product MGKRTKKSPKQKRKLAMADRPRKLTSKGKIQHKRGDLKMMSSRNVSFSVRQGKGGKWVKTGERKCNIHIVCDCVKRTDPARMRYITNR from the coding sequence ATGGGCAAGCGCACCAAGAAGTCCCCAAAGCAGAAGCGGAAGCTTGCCATGGCTGATCGCCCGCGCAAGCTTACTAGCAAGGGCAAGATCCAACACAAGCGCGGGGACCTGAAGATGATGAGCTCTCGCAACGTTAGCTTTTCGGTGAGACAAGGTAAAGGTGGCAAGTGGGTCAAAACAGGGGAGCGCAAGTGCAACATTCACATTGTGTGCGACTGTGTCAAGCGAACGGATCCGGCCCGGATGCGCTACATTACAAACCGCTAA
- a CDS encoding hypothetical protein (TriTrypDB/GeneDB-style sysID: LpmP.35.5870), which translates to MYAVSLAGLCAELSRIQVDLLQRRGAPLLLAHEGVQLLREQLPAIELPSSVNPQISMLVPKLLRSCAAVLRFVPYEDVLPALDALEFCATLTAKYNDGGHIGSSINLNDLCSLLRSISSLDECQARLLELTKLPSHLNVGASRASESPTATTAPVPVRRFETFFLSVYHHAMQLWSLGRERPTTLSVLSLLEATSRVYGKGFHFPSVGADKSSLLPAKAKIRMEAKIQRCVGARGLLTSLRELELNRTDAGMCLATMAQTGLYDAEVCNRSCDVLFSQHAILSSQQLCQVMFHLGTLQHRHVHQKFFSSLIEPERCNAEAVRQHVLGLAMLRQPPPSEVRLMNGVFLHALRTPHARQRQQRNCEGSSSCTPSAQSERRDGQTRHLLSSRARRAIADPLNDNEYILPPQWYIDVGHSLTCLGIQHPKYKLMTARQTRRSIGRLTTAERCKLLYALGGMTVEEVPLELRQTWHAKVKRSIDIAAEQLKDIEPHEGPYVMNALLYCGIQNHPRIPRAPQLESDKNPVEVLLRTWATVPKERALELTEQIKLQHLRTTAWKAPSALAEVATRVAATLDGASPEEPHQLEPLCAAVETHSAVMSAEDLLRTLKALLQIGYTGPSQHDAIRQLLAHLWGRRYDLEGEQLIQCCECVQQCSDLPEAMRLLHFAASH; encoded by the coding sequence ATGTACGCCGTCAGCTTGGCTGGCCTGTGCGCCGAGCTCTCGCGAATACAGGTGGACTTGCTTCAGCGCCGCGGTGCCCCGCTTCTACTGGCTCACGAAGGCGTTCAGTTGCTGCGAGAACAGTTGCCGGCGATCGAGTTGCCATCCTCAGTGAACCCGCAGATTTCCATGTTGGtgccgaagctgctgcggtcgtgtgcggcagtgctgcgcttCGTGCCGTACGAGGACGTGCTGCCCGCGTTGGACGCGCTGGAGTTCTGCGCGACTCTCACAGCAAAGTACAATGATGGGGGCCACATTGGGAGTTCGATCAACCTGAACGATCTCTGCTCGCTTCTTCGCTCCATCAGCTCCCTAGACGAGTGTCAGGCTCGCCTGTTGGAGTTGACAAAGCTCCCATCGCACTTAAACGTTGGCGCGTCACGAGCATCAGAGTCTCCGACGGCCACAACCGCCCCGGTGCCAGTGCGCCGCTTTGAAACGTTTTTCTTGTCCGTGTATCATCATGCCATGCAGTTGTGGTCGCTggggcgagagaggccgACGACACTTAGCGTGCTATCGCTCCTCGAGGCAACCAGTCGGGTCTACGGTAAAGGGTTTCACTTCCCATCCGTCGGCGCGGACAAGAGCAGCCTGCTGCCGGCGAAGGCGAAGATTCGAATGGAAGCAAAGATACAGCGCTGTGTTGGTGCGCGCGGCCTGTTGACATCACTGCGCGAGCTGGAGCTGAATCGCACAGATGCCGGCATGTGTCTCGCAACAATGGCGCAGACCGGCCTTTATGATGCGGAGGTGTGCAATCGTAGCTGCGatgtcctcttctctcagCACGCAATCCTGTCAAgccagcagctgtgccaggTTATGTTTCATCTCGGCAcactgcagcatcgccacgTTCATCAGAAGTTCTTTTCGAGTCTGATCGAGCCCGAGAGGTGCAACGCAGAGGCAGTTCGGCAACATGTTCTCGGACTCGCAatgctgcggcagccaccgccaagCGAGGTGAGACTCATGAATGGCGTCTTCCTACATGCACTTCGTACCCCCCAcgcgcgccagcggcagcagcgcaactgCGAAGGTTCCTCCTCCTGTACACCATCTGCTCAGTCGGAGAGACGTGATGGACAGACGCGTCATCTATTGTCTTCTCGCGCGCGTCGAGCTATTGCCGACCCCTTGAACGACAATGAATACATCCTCCCGCCGCAGTGGTACATTGATGTTGGCCATAGCCTCACCTGCCTTGGCATCCAGCACCCCAAGTACAAACTCATGACAGCGCGGCAGACCCGCCGCAGCATTGGCCGCCTCACAACAGCAGAGCGGTGCAAGCTCCTCTATGCCCTAGGCGGCATGACCGTGGAAGAGGTGCCGCTAGAGCTCCGTCAGACGTGGCACGCCAAGGTCAAGCGGAGTATCGACATTGCAGCGGAACAGCTCAAGGATATCGAGCCGCACGAGGGTCCCTACGTCATGAACGCGCTCCTATATTGTGGCATACAGAATCACCCACGCATCCCCCGGGCGCCACAGCTGGAGTCGGACAAGAATCCTGTGGAGGTGTTGCTGCGCACGTGGGCCACAGTGCCAAAGGAACGGGCGCTGGAGCTGACAGAGCAGATCAAACTACAGCACCTCCGCACTACAGCCTGGAAAGCACCCTCCGCATTggccgaggtggcgacgcGCGTGGCGGCGACACTTGACGGGGCGTCGCCGGAGGAGCCTCACCAGCTGGAGCCgctctgcgctgcggtggagaCGCACAGCGCGGTCATGTCTGCCGAAGACTTGTTGCGCACACTGAAGGCGCTTCTGCAGATAGGCTACACAGGTCCGTCTCAGCACGACGCCATTCGCCAACTCCTTGCCCACCTGTGGGGACGGCGGTACGACCTGGAGGGGGAGCAGCTCATACAGTGCTGCGAGTGTGttcagcagtgcagcgaCTTGCCGGAGGCTATGCGACTATTACATTTTGCTGCTTCACATTAA